GCACTTATGAAAGAGCTTGAGAGCTCGATTTATAAAGTGGCGATACTTACAAACCCGAGGCTTGACGACATCGAGATGCTGAGGATGATAGCTTACCACTTGGGCACGACCCAACCCCCGACCCATAAAGCGGATGTACTTATAACTCTTGAAAAGATATTTCGGAATAATTTAAGCGATGGCAAAAAAACAGTTGTAGTTATTGATGAGGCGCATGCTATAGAAGACAAGAATATCTTTGAAGAAATACGGCTTCTCTTGAATTATCAGCTGGAAGATAAATTCCTTCTTACGCTCCTTATCCTGGGCCAGCCGGAACTCAAAGAAAAAATCGAAGCGAACAAGCAGTTGAACCAGAGGATAGCGATGCGTTTTTTTCTGCAGGCCCTGGAAAAAAATGACACTGACAATTACATAAGGTTCAGGCTTAAAAAAGCCGGAGGGAACCAGGACCTATTCACAGCCGAGGCCATGGCTTTGATACATGAACGCTCAGGGGGTATACCAAGAAGGATAAACCAGTTATGCGATACGTCTTTGCTTACAGGCTACGGAAAAGAGGCGAAAACTATCGATAAAGATATAGTTCAGGAAACAATAAGCAGTTTGTCATTGTGACACTGAATAGAATAAAACCAGGGATAGGGGGTAAGGTGTAAGGGATAAGTGAGACCGAGGTTTTTCTTACACCTTACTCTTTACACCTTATCCCTGAAGTCAATGGAGATGATCATGAAAATTCTTGCCATAGGATCACATCCGGACGATATTGAGTTTGGCTGCGGGGGTACGTTATGCAAACTTTCAAGAAACGGGCATAAGATAAATATTCTTGTTATGACAAAAGGGCATCACGGCGGGGATGAAAGAATAAGGGAAAAAGAGCAGGAAAAATCCGCAAAGATGCTAAATGCGAAATTGATCTGGGGAGGGTTCACAGACACTCAGATTCCGATAGTAAAAAGTACAATAAACCTCATCGAACACCACATCAAAGAAATACAACCGGATATTATTTTTGTGCCGTTCCGGGAAGATACCCACCAGGACCACAGGGCGGTTTCCCGTGCGACCCTTACGGCTACGAGATATATAAAGAATGTCCTGTTCTACGAAGGGCCAACGACCGTCAATTTCTCGCCGGCAAGCGTTTTTGTAGATATAGGTTCTGTATTCAATAATAAACTTAAGCTCCTTAAAGCGCATAAATCACAGGTTTTTGCTACAAGGATAGCTGACCTCTCAATCCTGGAGAGCGTTCATGCTACTGCAGTTTTTCGAGGCCTGCAAAACAGGGTTAAATTTGCCGAAAGCTTCGTACCGTTAAGGATGCAAGTATTTTTGTAGAACCAGCTTACAGCTGAAGGTATTTATGAAAGATAACGATCACTGGCGGAAAGCGTATTATGTATTATTAGCAATACTTCTTGTCATTTTAATTCAGCCGAGCGGCGGAACCTGGGCTTTTTTATTGGGTGTGCGGTGGTTATATATCCTAATGCTTTCCTTCGTCTGTGCACAGCTTCTGGTACCTGTTACGATAAAGCTTGCCTTTAAATACGGAGTTTTAGACCATCCTGACCAAGAAAGGAAAATACATAAATCCCCTATCCCGAGGATAGGAGGCACCGCGATATTTTTAGCCATCATCCTTACCTGCTTAAGAAATTTTAAGTTTACCCCGGAGTTCACAAGCCTGATAATAGGAAGTTCCATTATCTACCTGACGGGATTTATTGACGATATCCATCCTCTTTCAGCAATGACGCGCATAATCGCACAGCTTATCGCATGTTTTATAGTTATAAACAGCGGGATTTGCATGACGATTATTCCCTATGGCGTTCCTTTTAAAAAAACCATAGAAGTAGTTCTGACCGTAATCTGGCTTATAGGGATAGCAAATGCCCTGAATTTTTTAGACGGAGTTGACGGCCTGGCCGCCGGAATGACGGCTTTGTGCGCTTCCCTTTTCTTTGTTATTTCACTTCCCACCCATCAGAAGCACCTTGGTTATTTATCAATAGCAATTACCGGTTCATGCCTTGGTTTTTTGACATATAACTGGAAACCTGCTGTGGTATATATGGGCGATGCAGGCGCCACCTTCTTGGGGTTTTTACTTGCAGGACTTTCAATAATGGGCGGCTGGGCCTATAACAGCCCGTTGGTATCCTGCGCTACGCCTATATTAATACTAGGTATACCTATTTTTGACATGATATATATTACGATTTCAAGGATAAAGAACGGGCAGGTAAAAACATTCACCCAATGGCTCGAATATACCGGAAGAGACCATTTCCATCACAGGCTTATGCATCTTGGTTTATCCGAAGTCCAGACGGTTATTTTTATCCTGGCTGTTAATCTTTGCATCGGCCTTGGAGCTATTGTGGTAAGGGATACCGAAACCAGGTACACATTCATAGTTCTTTTTCAAAGTACTTTAATATTCTTAATAATAACGGTTTTAATGATACTTGGAAAAGACAGGACTATAAGAATTATAGAGAATAATAAATGAATTTTAAAGTTTTATTTTATATATTGCTATCTTTCATGTTATTCCTGCCAGGCCTTTCTCAGGCAAGAATAAATATTTTTGACCCTTGGCATCCGGGGCAGGATTCCGCAATTGGAGATGTCAATTCGTATCAATCTGTATTTACTTTTAAAAGCGGAACAAATTTCTTTGAACTTCCTGTACATTTCACTTACATTGCAACCGACAAAACAGAAGCAGGCGGTGCCTGGGGAATAAAATCAGCAGGTGGTAAAACAGGGATTAATGACCTCCAATTAGGCATTAAATACCAATTAATGGACGGGCTAGGAAATAAGCCGGCGGTGCTAGGAGAAATAGCAGCGTCGCTTCCTACGGCAGACTCTACCCGGGAGCTTGGGCTTGGCTCTGCGGGATTTTATGTGCATTGGGCGTTAGAAAAAAAGTTTGAAAATATCGTAGGTTATTTTGGCCTGGGGCTCGGGATTTTCGGCGAAAACAGCGATAAGGTCAAGCAAGGCAATATATTTATGTACCATATCGGAACAAGCTTCCCCTATAAGAATAAATACAGGTTACACACCGAACTTAAAGGTTATAACCACAGCAACACCAAAATTAACGGAGTGGAGTTTTTGGATTCATATCAAGAAATGTATTTTGCCCCTGGAGTTAACTACTTCTGGAAAAAGAAGCATACATTATCCGCTTCCTTATTAATTGGTTTAACATCCAAATCCAACGATCTAGGCTTATTTCTAGCCTGCAATTTCTAAATGCACAGCGTTTAGCGTAGAGCGTAGAGCGAATAGGAATATCAAAGTCTGATAGGTTTTAGCTTTTCTAAACCCTAAACGCTATCCGCTGTACGCTAGAAATAATATGGAACCTATTCTAAAGAATATCGACCTTCACGTACATACCACTTATTCTGACGGCTCCTTTAAACCCGCTGAAGCTGTACAATATGCAAAAAAAATGGATCTAGCTGCCATAGGCATAACAGACCACGACATAACCGACGGCATACCGGAGGCTATAGAGGAGGGAAAAACTCAAGGTATTGAAATCATTCCAGGAGTTGAACTGTCATCCGGCATAGGAAACAACCAGGAATTGGAGCTGCATATCTTGGGTTACTTCATTAATTTTGAAGACCAGCCATTTCAGGAAACACTGCTTAATTTCAGAAAAGCCCGTTTAGTAAGGGCACAGAATATCCTAAAAAAACTCAGTAAAGAAGGCGTCTACCTTAAAGAATCAGATATTTTCAAGGACCATGAAAAAGGGTCTATAGGAAGGCTTCATTTTGCCAAGGTAATGCTCGAACAGGAGTATGTAAAAGATATATCTGAAGCATTTAAAAAGTACCTTGGCTATAACAAACCCGCCTATGTGCCAAAATACCGTTTAAAAGTTGAAGAAGCCATAAAAATGATATTAAGAGTAGGCGGCATTCCTGTCCTTGCTCACCCTGTAATAGGAAGTTACCACGTCAAAAATATTCTAAAGGACCTTGTAAATTTCGGTCTTAAAGGCATAGAAGTCTGGCATATAAAACACCCTCCAGTTATTACTGAAGAGTTTACTCAGATAGGCAATAAATTAGGGCTTGTTTTGACAGGCGGTTCTGATTGCCATGGACAAATGGTGGATGGATCCGCGATAATGGGAAAGGTCAATGTCCCTTATAGCGTTTTAGATGGCCTTAAAAGAGCCAAGCAGGATATCGATAAAGAAAATATGCTAAAAAATGTTGTGTAATGATTTAATGTGTTGTATTTTAAATGATTAATTTAAAATATATAAAGTTATACATTAATTATTATGAGCTATCTTTTTATACTTTAGTACTGCCAATATAATCCAACCGCAGAGCAAACCTACGAGAGCTCCAAATAAAACATCTATCGGAAAATGAGCTCCTAAATAAATCCTTGAAATTCCAACAAGAATTGCTATTAGAAAGAATAGGATCCGGTAGTTTTTGAACCTGGAGCTTAGGAAAACAGCTGCACCGAACGAAGATTGTGTATGGCCGGACGGAAATGAACACCTGTAAAGCTTTTCTCCAAGTACATGTACTTGATCGCCCCATAATGTCAATGGTCTTACCCTGGCACACATTTCCTTAAGACTGTGAACAATTATAGCTCCTGCAAGGACTATCACTAAACCGATGATAAACTCTTGCATAAAATACTGTCGCCTGTAATGCCATAAGATGAACCCGACTATAACTGCCAGAGGAAGCCCGTTGCCTATAAAAGAGAAAGCCATCATAATATAGTCCAGTATTTTGGATCTTATACCCCTGTTTATTATCCAGAAAAACTTATAGTCCAGGTTAAGAAGCGCCTGCTTTAATGTCAATTGCGGTGGCAATATGGCAGATGTATATGTCATTTCCATTTTTTCAGGCATAAAACCCTTTCCGTACCACAGCCAAAAAATCCTTATTTTTCTTCCTTTTCTAAATATCTCTACCGGCTCAAGCTTTTGCCACGATTTAAAAGGGAAGAGTACGGTCGGGTCCTGATAAAAATTGCTGTTACAGACAAAAATGCCGTCTTTGTCTTTAAGTTCCGATATATCTCTCTGCCAGAAACCATAGGCATCTATCCTCCCGCTGAAACAATATATCCTGGGGTTTTGCGGTACATAGAACTTAAGCTGGCTTGCCAGATAATGCCTGTGAGTAAATATGAAAGGGACAGATTTCCTTTCATCCTGAGCTTGTCGAAGGATTTCGTTTATTCTTTCCCCGGCAAGATCCCAGCCGTACGTATCATTAGTTATATCCACTTTTTCGGCTTTTGTTATACCGTCTTCTATTTTCATAGCTTCTTTCTTGGTCAAAAACATCTCAGGTGGAAGTATCTTGTACATCGCCTGCAGCGGGACTAAAGCCGTCAGAAATAAACCAAACCCCCAGGTAAAATAAGTGGTTACCCTGAGCCATCTCTTATTCCAGTTCGATACTGTAAAATGGGCAACACCTATCACCAAAACAAGGTATCCTGTGGCAGGCCAATGGGGGAGTATTTCATTGAAACTTGCAATGCCGTTGAACAGGAAAAGCGTCGGGAAAGAAAAAGAAAAGAGGAACAGGTACTTTTCGTTCAGTTCTTCTGAAGTGACTTCTAAAGAAGGCCCCTTTTTAAAAAACCTGGCCTTTATTAGCTCAAAAGACCTTGCGGCAATATAAAATAGTACAAACCAATAAATAAGGAAAAGAAAAGGAGATATATATCCTGCCTGAGCACCGAGGCATTTGCCTAAAAGCATGAATGAAAACTTTGGCGTCTGTTTACCGAAACCATGCTGCAGCTGGTAACCGAAAGAAGCCCAGCTGTTAGTTAAATTCCAGATCACTACAGGGCTAAAAATAAAAAATGCAATTATTAGGGACAGGTAAAGGTCCGTTCTTTTCAACTGGTTTAGATATTTTTTAGAACAAATAAGGAAAACAAGAGAAGACGGTATCAAAAGCACCATATTATACTTGCTTAAGAGCCCAAGCCCCAGAACTACACCCATCAAATACCAGTTTAAAGATGCGGAGGTTTTAATCAGTTTCCAAAACAGATAGATGTAGAGCATCCAGAAAAAGGCAAGCGGTGAATCCGGCACGGTTAAGACTGCACCTAAAAAAGAAAAGACAGGAGTTATGTTTATCAGAAGTATGCTAAAAAATGCTATTTTATCATCAAACATATCCTTTGCCAGAATAAAAATTATGATGCTCGTTAAAAAAAACAGGGCTACGGCAGGAAAACGGACTGCAAATTCGTTTATTCCTAATACAGAACCGAATAGCTTTATTATATAAGCGATCATCGGCGGGTGGTCAAAATAAGAAAGCTGCAGATTCTGGCTGAATGCAAAATAATGTGCTTCATCGTCGCCAAGGCCGATACGGCCAATTACAAATAAACGCAGCAATGCTGTGGCTGATATCAAGAGCCAAAATGAAGCGGTGTATTTGATTGATCGATTGAGTATTTTCATATTCTTTAGCGTCTGCTGTAGAAGGTTTCAGGCATCTGGCAGCAGGAGTCAGTAAAGACAAAAATAGCTATTTTTACTGAAGCCTGAAACCTGATGCCTGATACCTTTTCTATGATAGTAGTTTCAGTTTCCATACCCTGAATAAGTATTTTAGCAAAGTGGATGTTTTTAACTTTGATTCTCCACTTAGCCGGGGCATGAATTCTATAGGCACTTCAAGCAATCTGAGGTTATATTTCTTTGCATAAAAAAGGACCTCGGTTACAATGAAAGGATCCCCTGCTTTTAAATGCGGGAGTATTTTTAACAGTGCTTCTTTTTTAAACATTCTAAATCCAGAAGTAGGGTCACAAATGTTTATTCCAAGAACCATAGACAGGTAATTCCTTGCGAATGCGCTTATTAACCTTCTTAAAGCGGTCCGTTTTTCATCTTTCCCTTCTTTTACGTAGCGGGAGCCTATTACTATATCTGCGTCTTTTATTTTTTCTTTAAAACTCCGGATAAATCTGGGGGGGTGTGAAAAGTCAGCGTCCATCTCAACTATGAGGTTTGCTCCCATTCCAAGCGCTTTCTTAAACCCGTCAATGCCTGCCCAGCCTCTTCCTCTATTTTCTTTTCTGAGCAGTAAATGAACCCGTTTGTTTTCATTTGATAAGCTTTCCACTGTCTGGTAAGTTTTGTCCGGAGAAAAATCGTCAACGACAAGTATCTCTATTTCAAGAGGGATATCAAGTATTTCTTTTATAAGCTGCCCGATGTTCCCTGATTCGTTATAAGTAGGTATGACAACTACTATATCCATAGAAAATTTATAGTTAAACTACTAATATGTTTTGACCGAAGGAACTTAAAAATGCTTTCCACACCGCAGCAGGTTCAATTAATTCCATACAACTAGGTTTCTTTTTACAGTCAGCTATGTAACAACAGACACAGCCGGCAGGGGAGACTATTTTCATGCAGCGGCCGTAGGCCTCGATCTCACTTGCAGAGGTCGGGCCGAAGAGCGCCACGACATTCTTTTTTAACCCCAGGGCCGCATGCAGGGCCAAGGTATCGCCTGTAATGACTATATCGCAAAGGTTAAGCAGGGCAAAAAAATCATGAATGGAATTAACACCCGTATTTACAGCTTTGTTCGCAGATCTTTTTATTATTTCAGCTATAAGCTCTTCTTCATTTTTATTTCCAAAAAGAAGTACCTTGCCGCCCGTCGCATTGATACGCTTTATTATCTCAAGGTATCCGTTCACAGTCCACTTTTTCATGACCCATCTTTTACCTGCCCCAGGATTGATACCTACAACAACCCTGCCTTTAAGGCCGTGCCTCTGGGCAAACTTTTCAGCTTTTTCCATAGATTCTTTTTTTAAAATAGTACATATCTCGTAATCGGATTTAGGCAAGCCGGTTATCTTTGACATGTAGTATTGGTAAGTTTTTTTATTTGCTTTCTTAAGATCATCAAATGCGCTCATTTCAAGCCATTTTTTCGCATAAGCATTTGAATATTTGACATTCCTGCACTTATCCAGGTAAAAGCCTATTTTTATATTTGCGATCGCCAACGTAGCCAGGCTCAGGCTTGTTGGCGAAAGATCGAGATTGACCGCTATGTCAAATTTTTCGGCAGTAATATGGGAGAAGATATCCTTATCAAGCGTCCATATCCTGTCAACATAAGGGTTCCCGTCAAGGATATCCACGGATTCAGGAGCAACAAGCCAGGTTATGTATGAGTTTTTGTATTTATCCTTCAGGCCCGGCAGTAAAAATGTAGTCCTTAAAACATCTCCCATAGCATCGAGTTTTACTATTAATATCCTTGTATGTTTTTTTAAATTCGAAGATATCGTAATATAGTTTTTGCAGTCGGAGCAATGAATCCCGCTTTTTTTGTGGAATTTACACGGCCTGTCCAGAGAAAAATGGATGCAATTTGTTTTTATCATTAGAGATGTCTCCTGCCGGATGGATTCTTCTAATAAATATAAGTAAAAATAGCAAATTTTTATTCAACCGTCAAATTTGATATAATGAAAACACTTATGTTAAAGAATAGGTTAAATATTCTCAAAAATTTACTATTAAAATATAAACGAGTCCTTATCGCATACTCCGGCGGAGTTGATTCATCTTTTCTTCTCTATTTTGCTGCAAAAACCCTTGGACCAGGCAATGTTCTTGCAGTCACTGCTTTAAGCGAAACATATCCGTCAAACGAATTGAAACTTTCCAGGTCTTTTTCAAATAAATTAAAAATTAAGCACGTAATTATAAAGACCAGAGAACTTCAAAATGACAGATTTTCCAAAAATCCGTTTAACAGGTGTTTTTATTGCAAAGATGAACTTTTCCGCAAACTTTCATTTATCGCAAAAAAACAAAAAATGGTGCTGTGTGATGCAACGAATTATTCCGACCTCAAAGACTACAGGCCCGGACAAAAAGCCGTAAAAAAATGGAATGTAAAGTCGCCCCTAAAGTCATCGGGTTTTTTAAAAAAAGACATAAGAAAATACAGTAAGGAATGCGGCCTCTCAACGTGGAACTTGCCAGCTCAGGCCTGCCTTGCATCAAGGATTCCCTATCACACAAAGATAACTGCTAAGACCCTTAAAAGAATTGAGGCAGCAGAAAATTTCCTAAAAAAACTTGGCTTCATGAATCTACGCGTAAGGCACCATGGAGATATAGCTCGAATAGAGCTTGGCAAGACCGAGATAAGGGATATCTTTAGAAATAAAAATATCCAGAAAATATCTGCATGTTTAAAAAATTTAGGCTGGCATTACATTGCGGTCGATATAGATGGTTACCGGACTGGAAGTCTGAATATCTTTTAGGGGTGACCAAAAGCACCCCTTGATTACTGTGCTTGACTACATGATGACAGTGATAAGGCCTTTAAGTATCATTGCAATCCTTCGGCTTCGTTCAGGATGGTGAGCTTGCCGAACTATCGCAGTTTTGAATAACTGTAATCGCGGCTTTCTTCTTAGAAGAAGAAAGCCTATTTACAAAGATAAAATAATTTAGTAATATTTTCTTACAATTAAATTAAAAAAACCCGGTAATCAAATAATGCAGCTCACAACCCCATACTATCTAATCGACGAATCAAAACTTCTAAAAAATTTATTAAAAATTAAATATGTCCGCAACACCTCCGGTGCAAAATCCGTCCTTGCACTTAAATGTTTTTCCACCTGGTCGGTATTTAGCCTTATGAACAAATACCTGGACGGCACCACCGGCAGTTCTCTGTACGAAGCAAAGCTGGGGCATGATAAGTTTGGCAAAGAGGTACATGCCTACTGCGTGGCTTTTTCTAAAAGCGACATCAACAGTATAAAACAATACGCCGATAAAATAATATTTAATTCCTTATCTCAATTAAAGTTTTTTTACGACACTGTAAAAGGCATCAAACTGGGATTACGCGTCAACCCGGGAACCAGTTATTCTCATTTTGACCTCGCAGACCCGGCAAGAAAATATTCCAGGCTTGGCGTGATTGACAAAAGATCCCTGCAAGAAGCAATTCCCCTGATAGACGGCTTAATGTTCCACTTTAACTGCGAGAATGATGATTTCAATAATTTTTCTTCTACTCTTGACCATATAGGAAAAAATTATGGAGAAACCATTGAGAAACTGCGCTGGGTAAGCCTAGGCGGAGGGCTCTATTTTACTAAAGACGGCTATCCTATTGACAACTTCTGTGCTAAATTAAAGGAATTCAGCAAGAAATTCGATGTGCAGGTTTATCTTGAGCCAGGAGAAACAGCTATTACTAACTCTGCCGAACTTGTGACGTCAGTCCTTGACATAGTCCATAACGAAGTAGATATAGCCATTGTAGACGCTTCGGCCGAAGCCCATATGCTGGATTTACTTATATACCGAATACCCGCAAAAATATTAAATTCAGGCAAAGGGTATTTTAAATATATTATAGCCGGCCGTTCATGCCTTGCCGGAGATACTTTCGGGACCTTTAATTTCAAGTCAAGATTAAAAGTAGGCAGTATGGTCAGGCTATCGGATGCAGCAGGATACACTATGGTGAAAAAAAACTGGTTTAACGGTCTTCAAATGCCGTCGATTGTGGTCAAGAAGCTGAATGGTTCTGTGAAAATAGTTCGTGCTTTTACATATAAGGATTATTTAGATAGTCTTTCTTAACAAAAACAGATAAAGATAGAGATTAAGAAAAAATATATTTTTGAAGTTCTTTATCTTTGTCTTAATCTATCACTACTTCGTTAAGTGAGGTTTGTCATTGCGAGCCAGAGGCGAAGCAATCTCGACGTTTTGGAGATTGCCACGTCGCTTCGCTCCTCGCAAAGACACCGAAGAAGAAAGAGTGTCGTATGATATTCGACTTAACGAAGTAGTGCTATAAGTTGTTACTTTTTGGAGGTTTTTCTATTATGAAGAAAAATGTAATGATCATAGGGGCAGGCGGAGTAGCCCATGTTGCCGCGCACAAATGTGCTCAAAACAATGATATCCTTGGAGATATTTGCATAGCATCAAGGCATTTAAATAAATGCGATGCAATAATTGAAAGTGTCAAAAGAAAAAACAGTATGAGGGATAAGACTAAAAAAATCTATTCGCGAAAAATAGATGCATACAATATACCTGCGATGGTGGATTTGATCAAAGAGACAAATACAGAGATAGTAATTAACCTTGGAGTTGCCTTCATAAACATGTCTGTCCTTGAAGCCTGCCTTGGAGCAAGGGTAGTTTATATGGATACAGCTATTCATGAAGAACCCGGCAAAGTATGCGAAAACCCGCCGTGGTATGCTAATTATGAATGGAAACGCAAAGACCGCTGTAAAAGAAAAGGGGTAACGGCTATTCTTGGAGTTGGTTTTGACCCCGGCGTAGTAAACGCCTGGTGTGCACTTGCCGTCAAACACCATTTTGACAAAATAGATACCATCGATATAATGGATGTTAATGCCGGCATCCACGGTAAGTATTTTGCAACGAATTTCGACCCTGAAATAAACCTTAGGGAATTCAAGAAAGTCTGGACCTGGCTAGACAGGAAATGGGTTGAAGAAAAGATACACACTGTAAAGCAGCTATATGATTTCCCCGTCGTAGGGAAAATGCCTATTTATCTCAACGGGCATGATGAGCTGCATTCATTGTCAAAAAATATTGATGCAAACAGCATACGGTTTTGGATGGGTTTTAGCGAGCATTATATAAATGTTTTCAGCGTTCTTTCAAACATAGGGCTTACTTCAGAAAAACCGGTAACAGTTGACAGGATGCAGGTCGTACCATTAAAGCTTTTAAAGGCTGTACTCCCGGACCCGCTTTCTCTTGCACCGAACTATACAGGAAAAACCTGTATCGGGAACCTGATCAAAGGAGAGAAAAACGGAAAAAACAAGGAAATATTCATATATAACACTTGTGACCACCAGGAGTGCTACAAAGAAGTCGAATCCCAGGCAATCAGCTATACAGCGGGCGTGCCGCCCGTCGCAGCAGCTATACTCGTGGCAAAAGGCGACTGGGAAACAAAAACGATGGTCAATGTTGAAGAATTGAACCCTGATCCTTTCATAGAATTATTGAATAAAATGGGGCTTCCTACGCAAATAAAGGATATTAAACCCTAATATAATAATTTATTTTAGCACCTATACACCTTTTTGACTTTGTCTACCTATCGTAGTTAAGGCTGTTGAACATCCAACCAACGTCCATAAATTTATTATTTTTTATCATAAAAATAATTTTATTAATTACTTTGCATTTTATTTTTTTATTTTGTAGAATTTACCATTACATTGAAGCAAGAAAAAGGAAATTTCTAATTAAATGAAAAAACAGAACAGGGCACCTCTTTTTGAAACCCTTCTTTCACGCTCCAAAAGGCATGTAACATCATTCCATACCCCAGGCCATAAAAATGGGCGCAGCATAGATAAACGTTTACGCTCCTTTACGGGCAAGAGCGCCTATTATTTTGATGTAACTGTTTTTCCTGAAGTTGATTCTTTGCATGACCCAACAGGAATAATAAAGAAGGCTCAGGAGCTGATGGCCCTCGCTTACGGGGTTTCTCATTCGTTCTTTCTTGTAAACGGATCTTCTGTAGGTAATATGATCATGTTCATGTCTGCCTGCAAACCCGGCGATTCGGTGATAATTTCAAGGAATGCACACAAATCCGTTATGTCCGGAGTGATACAATCCGGG
The Candidatus Liberimonas magnetica DNA segment above includes these coding regions:
- a CDS encoding transporter, which encodes MNFKVLFYILLSFMLFLPGLSQARINIFDPWHPGQDSAIGDVNSYQSVFTFKSGTNFFELPVHFTYIATDKTEAGGAWGIKSAGGKTGINDLQLGIKYQLMDGLGNKPAVLGEIAASLPTADSTRELGLGSAGFYVHWALEKKFENIVGYFGLGLGIFGENSDKVKQGNIFMYHIGTSFPYKNKYRLHTELKGYNHSNTKINGVEFLDSYQEMYFAPGVNYFWKKKHTLSASLLIGLTSKSNDLGLFLACNF
- a CDS encoding undecaprenyl/decaprenyl-phosphate alpha-N-acetylglucosaminyl 1-phosphate transferase: MKDNDHWRKAYYVLLAILLVILIQPSGGTWAFLLGVRWLYILMLSFVCAQLLVPVTIKLAFKYGVLDHPDQERKIHKSPIPRIGGTAIFLAIILTCLRNFKFTPEFTSLIIGSSIIYLTGFIDDIHPLSAMTRIIAQLIACFIVINSGICMTIIPYGVPFKKTIEVVLTVIWLIGIANALNFLDGVDGLAAGMTALCASLFFVISLPTHQKHLGYLSIAITGSCLGFLTYNWKPAVVYMGDAGATFLGFLLAGLSIMGGWAYNSPLVSCATPILILGIPIFDMIYITISRIKNGQVKTFTQWLEYTGRDHFHHRLMHLGLSEVQTVIFILAVNLCIGLGAIVVRDTETRYTFIVLFQSTLIFLIITVLMILGKDRTIRIIENNK
- a CDS encoding polyprenol monophosphomannose synthase, which produces MDIVVVIPTYNESGNIGQLIKEILDIPLEIEILVVDDFSPDKTYQTVESLSNENKRVHLLLRKENRGRGWAGIDGFKKALGMGANLIVEMDADFSHPPRFIRSFKEKIKDADIVIGSRYVKEGKDEKRTALRRLISAFARNYLSMVLGINICDPTSGFRMFKKEALLKILPHLKAGDPFIVTEVLFYAKKYNLRLLEVPIEFMPRLSGESKLKTSTLLKYLFRVWKLKLLS
- a CDS encoding AAA family ATPase; its protein translation is MYEKYWNLNENPFENTPDTKFLYNSLQHEEGLNRMLYVVKEGKGAGLLTGVYGCGKTLLARALMKELESSIYKVAILTNPRLDDIEMLRMIAYHLGTTQPPTHKADVLITLEKIFRNNLSDGKKTVVVIDEAHAIEDKNIFEEIRLLLNYQLEDKFLLTLLILGQPELKEKIEANKQLNQRIAMRFFLQALEKNDTDNYIRFRLKKAGGNQDLFTAEAMALIHERSGGIPRRINQLCDTSLLTGYGKEAKTIDKDIVQETISSLSL
- a CDS encoding glycosyltransferase family 9 protein, producing MIKTNCIHFSLDRPCKFHKKSGIHCSDCKNYITISSNLKKHTRILIVKLDAMGDVLRTTFLLPGLKDKYKNSYITWLVAPESVDILDGNPYVDRIWTLDKDIFSHITAEKFDIAVNLDLSPTSLSLATLAIANIKIGFYLDKCRNVKYSNAYAKKWLEMSAFDDLKKANKKTYQYYMSKITGLPKSDYEICTILKKESMEKAEKFAQRHGLKGRVVVGINPGAGKRWVMKKWTVNGYLEIIKRINATGGKVLLFGNKNEEELIAEIIKRSANKAVNTGVNSIHDFFALLNLCDIVITGDTLALHAALGLKKNVVALFGPTSASEIEAYGRCMKIVSPAGCVCCYIADCKKKPSCMELIEPAAVWKAFLSSFGQNILVV
- a CDS encoding PHP domain-containing protein; translated protein: MEPILKNIDLHVHTTYSDGSFKPAEAVQYAKKMDLAAIGITDHDITDGIPEAIEEGKTQGIEIIPGVELSSGIGNNQELELHILGYFINFEDQPFQETLLNFRKARLVRAQNILKKLSKEGVYLKESDIFKDHEKGSIGRLHFAKVMLEQEYVKDISEAFKKYLGYNKPAYVPKYRLKVEEAIKMILRVGGIPVLAHPVIGSYHVKNILKDLVNFGLKGIEVWHIKHPPVITEEFTQIGNKLGLVLTGGSDCHGQMVDGSAIMGKVNVPYSVLDGLKRAKQDIDKENMLKNVV
- a CDS encoding glycosyltransferase family 39 protein, translating into MKILNRSIKYTASFWLLISATALLRLFVIGRIGLGDDEAHYFAFSQNLQLSYFDHPPMIAYIIKLFGSVLGINEFAVRFPAVALFFLTSIIIFILAKDMFDDKIAFFSILLINITPVFSFLGAVLTVPDSPLAFFWMLYIYLFWKLIKTSASLNWYLMGVVLGLGLLSKYNMVLLIPSSLVFLICSKKYLNQLKRTDLYLSLIIAFFIFSPVVIWNLTNSWASFGYQLQHGFGKQTPKFSFMLLGKCLGAQAGYISPFLFLIYWFVLFYIAARSFELIKARFFKKGPSLEVTSEELNEKYLFLFSFSFPTLFLFNGIASFNEILPHWPATGYLVLVIGVAHFTVSNWNKRWLRVTTYFTWGFGLFLTALVPLQAMYKILPPEMFLTKKEAMKIEDGITKAEKVDITNDTYGWDLAGERINEILRQAQDERKSVPFIFTHRHYLASQLKFYVPQNPRIYCFSGRIDAYGFWQRDISELKDKDGIFVCNSNFYQDPTVLFPFKSWQKLEPVEIFRKGRKIRIFWLWYGKGFMPEKMEMTYTSAILPPQLTLKQALLNLDYKFFWIINRGIRSKILDYIMMAFSFIGNGLPLAVIVGFILWHYRRQYFMQEFIIGLVIVLAGAIIVHSLKEMCARVRPLTLWGDQVHVLGEKLYRCSFPSGHTQSSFGAAVFLSSRFKNYRILFFLIAILVGISRIYLGAHFPIDVLFGALVGLLCGWIILAVLKYKKIAHNN
- a CDS encoding PIG-L family deacetylase gives rise to the protein MKILAIGSHPDDIEFGCGGTLCKLSRNGHKINILVMTKGHHGGDERIREKEQEKSAKMLNAKLIWGGFTDTQIPIVKSTINLIEHHIKEIQPDIIFVPFREDTHQDHRAVSRATLTATRYIKNVLFYEGPTTVNFSPASVFVDIGSVFNNKLKLLKAHKSQVFATRIADLSILESVHATAVFRGLQNRVKFAESFVPLRMQVFL